The sequence below is a genomic window from Candidatus Cybelea sp..
CGGCCAGCCGTGCATGTCGGCGAAGTCCTCCGGCAGCGCGGAGGTGCGCTTGCGTTCGGTAGCCAGCGTCGAGCGGCCCAACCCAAGCGCGTGCGAGACGAACCCGGTATAGGCCAGCGTCTGCGGCTCGGCGAGCACCGGCAGCGTGAGCGGTAGAAAGAAGAGCCCGGCCGCAATCGTCGCGACGGCGAGCAGCGGCCGCGCGAGCCGCACGCGCGCGGTCATGGCTTCGAAGGCGACGCCCCCGGCGGCCATCAATATCGGATAGACGTTTGCAGGATAGTAGTGCTTGGCATGCAGCGCGATCATCATCGCGATCAGCAGCACGAAGCCGTAGCCCAAAAACCGGGTGTTACTTCCGCGCAGTAAGCGAACGAGGCCCACGATCCAGATCGGCGCCGCGAAGAGATTGGTCAGTAAGAGCTGTTGGAAGAGAAAGAGCCACCACGGCGCGATGAGGTTCTTTCCGTGCGCGCCATTTTGCAAAAGCTCCCACATCGGGAATCCGTGGAGCGCCTGCCAAACGAAATTCGGCAGGGCGAGCGCAAAGACGATGCCGATGCCGGCTAGGAACCACGGGGTGCGCATGGCGCGCCGCTGCGCAGTGACGGCGAGTCCGAGCACGAGCGCGGCCGCAAAGAAGATCGCGCTGTACTTGCTCTCGAGCGCGACGCCGACGCACGTTCCGGCGGCCAGCCACCAGCGCGGGTCGGCGCCCTTGACGATGCGCAAAACGTAGAGCGCGGCGAGCGGCCAGAGCCACAGGCCGACCATGTCCGGGCTCACCTTCATGCCGAAGCTCTCGAGCACGGGGGCGGCAAGAAATGCGAGGGTGGCCAGCACCGCCGCGAAGATTCCGCCGCCGAGTTCTGCGGCAAGCAGGCACGTGACGTAGACGCCTCCCGCGGCAAACGCTGCGGGCAGCGCGCGCAGCAGCACGAGCGAGTGGCCGAAGAGCTGCGACCCCGCGGCGAGCAGCGGCACGACCGGCGGCTGATCGACGTAGCCCCAGGCCGGGCGAAATCCGCAGATTATAAAGTAGAGTTCGTCGCGGAAGAAACCGTAGTGTGGGTTGGCGGCAAGGTGCAGCGCGAACGCTGCGAACGCGGCGATCGCCGCGGTGCGGCGGACCCCGCGGTCACTCACGTCGGGTCGAAACCCCCCGAGCCGATCATCGCCTCGGAGATCTGGCGGGCGCGGCGGTAGCGATCGGCCGTAGCGGGCGGCGGGTCGGGAAGCTCGCTCAGAATCCGCGCCAGCTCGTCGTCGAACGCTGCGGAGAGTGACGGTGGCGTGTACTCTCCGGGGAAGCGCATGCGTTGTGCGATCATCAGCCGATAGATGCGATCCGTTGCGAGGTCCTCCATGTAGCCGTCGAGCAGGCTCGCACCGCGCCCTTCGAGCACGCCGTTTCGGTAGCGGATCACCGTGCGGATCGCCGCGCGCGTACCATCGAGCGTCGTCGCGCCGATACCGGCCGGCGGGGGACGCAGATCCGGCCGCGCGGGTGCGAGCGCCGGCCGCTTCTCGAGCTGATTGGGATAGGGAAACTGCGCGACGGCGATCGCGTTTTGATCGGGATGGCCCGTCCACGCGCCGTCCATCAGGCAGTCCGCCTCGTTGCGTTTGTCGCGCTCGAGCACGGCGAGCGCGCGAGCGTTGAGCTGCGGGTCGGTTCGGCTCGGGTAGAGCGCCGTCATTCCGCCGATCGCCAGCGCCCCGTGCTTGTGCGCGATCTCCGGCAGCAGCTCGCGGACTCGTTGAAAAAAGGCAACGTCGAATGGAATCGTGTTGCGATCGGGCAGCAGCCACGCGGGATCGCAAAGATTGTAGTGGATGAGGCTGGCCATGTAGTCCCAGCGCCCGAGGTTGAGGCCCAGGATATACTCACGTAAGTTGAAGAGAAACTCTTCCATCTCGAACGCGAGCGGGTGCGATTCGACCAGCGCCATCGCCCTGATCGAGCCGCGCGGCCAGCCTTTGGCTTCGATCAGCGCGTCGAAGACCGCGCTCCACCAGAGCGCCTCCTGCGCGGACTCAGATTTCGGGATGTAGATGCAGAGGGGGTGCGTCAAGCGGGAGTAGTCGCAGCGAAAGACGAGCAGCGCGAGATCGAAGAGCGGGGCGCTGGCCGGCACGTGCGAGATGATCCCAGCCTGCGAAAGGTGGAGGCCGCGCACGCGCGTCCAGACAACCGTGCCGCTCGCAGCGTAGAGCGCATCGAGCGCGTTGCGATGCGCGGTCATCAAGTGCTCCCACGTATTTACGATCGAGTCTTCCAGATCGAGCATCACGCCGGGGGCGCCCGACCGCAGCAGCTTCGCGCAAAGCTCGGCGTCGTCGGCCGGCCCGGTCATTTGATTGCGCTGATCGGCGCACCAGATCGGCAGCTTGATCCGCCACGCAGACTCCGACGCTTGGGATTGCGCAGGGTATGACGGCAGCTCGCCGGCGTGAGCGCGCGCGAGGCGCTCCGCCCGCTCGCGCGTTAGCCGCTGCGCCTCGGGTGTGAAGCGTTTGTGAAGCGGTAGAAAAAACTCGGTGAAGCCTTTGGCAATGCTTCCGTCGAGC
It includes:
- a CDS encoding glycosyltransferase family 39 protein, translating into MSDRGVRRTAAIAAFAAFALHLAANPHYGFFRDELYFIICGFRPAWGYVDQPPVVPLLAAGSQLFGHSLVLLRALPAAFAAGGVYVTCLLAAELGGGIFAAVLATLAFLAAPVLESFGMKVSPDMVGLWLWPLAALYVLRIVKGADPRWWLAAGTCVGVALESKYSAIFFAAALVLGLAVTAQRRAMRTPWFLAGIGIVFALALPNFVWQALHGFPMWELLQNGAHGKNLIAPWWLFLFQQLLLTNLFAAPIWIVGLVRLLRGSNTRFLGYGFVLLIAMMIALHAKHYYPANVYPILMAAGGVAFEAMTARVRLARPLLAVATIAAGLFFLPLTLPVLAEPQTLAYTGFVSHALGLGRSTLATERKRTSALPEDFADMHGWPQLARSVAAIYDALPPPQREQAAIVASNYGEAAAIDFFGGPYGLPPALSGHNNYWLWGPRGYSGNVVIDVNGDCGRSDFPGLFRSARLVTHSNPPWVISYEQNIPISLCEGITQPLSSLWPKLRHYI